Proteins encoded together in one Sander lucioperca isolate FBNREF2018 chromosome 17, SLUC_FBN_1.2, whole genome shotgun sequence window:
- the cth1 gene encoding cysteine three histidine 1: MFETSSDELFLPSYQDEELVDNLLSGEESDGGEGLSLARALLPLVESSSPPLIPWVCSTRYKTELCTSYSTTGLCKYAERCQFAHGLHELHVPFRHPKYKTELCRSFHTTGYCYYGSRCLFVHNPTEQRPALRRRRDVPCRTFCSFGICPFGTRCNFLHVAGGDIGSGPESPDVVQEKPAPVARPLLQPQTKEWKPRGALCRTFSSFGFCLYGTRCRFQHGLPSKVKTSEQTHGGSFFSQLSLGSSGVPSPTSLFTSTSPMSSTSSSPPSASPLPTPPAEATAHNAFTFSSQHLSDLLLPLALHLQQLESSKAQEIWDNREL; the protein is encoded by the exons ATGTTTGAG aCCAGTAGTGACGAATTGTTCCTGCCCTCCTACCAAGATGAGGAGCTGGTGGACAACCTGCTGTCCGGTGAGGAATCGGATGGTGGTGAAGGGCTCTCCCTGGCTAGGGCCCTGCTCCCCCTGGTAGAgtcatcctctcctcctctcatcccCTGGGTCTGCTCCACCCGCTACAAGACGGAGCTCTGCACCAGCTACTCGACTACTGGTTTATGCAAGTATGCCGAGCGCTGCCAATTTGCCCACGGCCTCCACGAGCTGCATGTTCCCTTCCGCCACCCGAAGTACAAGACTGAGTTATGTCGCAGCTTCCACACAACCGGCTACTGCTACTACGGAAGCCGCTGTCTGTTTGTCCACAACCCCACTGAGCAGCGCCCTGCCCTGCGCCGCCGCAGGGATGTTCCCTGTCGCACCTTCTGCTCCTTTGGCATTTGTCCGTTCGGCACCCGCTGCAACTTCCTGCATGTGGCGGGCGGAGACATCGGCAGCGGCCCGGAGTCTCCTGACGTTGTCCAGGAGAAGCCTGCACCTGTCGCCAGACCCCTGCTCCAACCACAGACAAAGGAGTGGAAGCCACGTGGCGCTCTGTGCCGCACCTTCAGCTCTTTTGGTTTCTGCCTGTATGGCACACGCTGCCGCTTCCAGCACGGCCTCCCCAGCAAGGTCAAAACCTCGGAGCAGACCCACGGAGGGTCCTTCTTCTCCCAGCTGTCCCTTGGCAGTTCAGGTGTACCTTCCCCCACCTCCCtcttcacctccacctcgccaaTGTCTTccacctcctcttctcctccatcAGCCTCTCCTCTCCCCACCCCGCCTGCAGAGGCCACAGCCCACAACGCCTTCACCTTCTCCAGTCAGCACCTGAGCGacctgctgctgcctctggCCCTCCACCTGCAGCAGCTGGAGAGCAGCAAGGCCCAGGAGATCTGGGACAACAGGGAGCTCTAA
- the kcnk7 gene encoding potassium channel, subfamily K, member 7, translating to MAQLVSSLGLFCQVNAFACLLLCYLLFILLGAVVFTAVERPLEKQLRAEMEDVHGSFLQENPCVQPGRLSQLLEKALAAHQNDVAVLKVEAEDTRYDFTSSLYFVIVTLTTMGSDSYTPKSDEAKLFCIFYCALGIPLTLFLLTLLSDLLLPVVTHAPVHHLHTYWGWSYSRAAMLNAALLSVLVLSLLFLLPALLVCLLEPDWSFLDALFFCFVILSTVGQGGNSLGRTWGPAAKETLQLLTTCYLLVGLVVIITLRDTVLQVPRICAVMRLFSGPQYAELEGDLSELTLSEENCEDEVEYSQSICTISSTPLELMSPQSDRPAHTATNT from the exons ATGGCCCAGCTTGTGTCTTCCCTGGGTCTGTTCTGCCAGGTCAATGCGTTTGCCTGCCTGCTTCTCTGCTACCTGCTCTTCATTCTGCTGGGTGCCGTGGTGTTCACGGCGGTGGAGAGGCCGCTGGAGAAGCAGCTGCGAGCCGAGATGGAGGATGTGCATGGCTCCTTCCTGCAGGAGAACCCCTGCGTGCAGCCGGGCAGGCTGAGCCAGCTGCTGGAGAAAGCTCTCGCTGCTCACCAGAATGATGTAGCCGTTCTAAAGGTTGAGGCTGAAGACACACGCTACGACTTCACATCATCACTCTACTTTGTCATTGTCACTCTGACCACCATGG gtTCTGACTCTTACACCCCCAAATCAGACGAAGCCAAGCTCTTCTGTATCTTCTACTGCGCCCTGGGGATCCCCCTCACCCTGTTCCTCCTCACCCTCCTGTCCGACCTCCTCCTCCCTGTGGTCACCCACGCTCCTGTCCATCACTTGCACACGTACTGGGGTTGGTCCTACAGCCGGGCCGCCATGCTCAATGCCGCTCTCCTCTCTGTGCTTGTCctgtccctcctcttcctcctccccgcCCTGCTGGTCTGTCTGCTGGAGCCAGACTGGAGCTTCCTGGATGCTCTTTTCTTCTGCTTTGTCATCCTGAGCACCGTCGGCCAGGGAGGAAACTCTCTGGGGAGAACCTGGGGCCCAGCAGCCAAGGAGACGCTCCAACTCCTCACCACAT GTTACCTGCTGGTAGGCCTGGTGGTGATCATTACCCTCAGGGATACTGTCCTGCAGGTTCCCCGGATCTGTGCGGTGATGAGGCTCTTCTCTGGTCCACAGTATGCAGAGCTGGAAGGTGATCTCAGTGAACTGACGCTGAGTGAAGAAAACTGTGAGGATGAGGTTGAGTACTCTCAGTCCATCTGTACCATTTCCTCCACTCCATTAGAGCTGATGAGCCCTCAGTCAGACCGGCCCGCACACACAGCCACAAACACCTGA
- the taf6l gene encoding TAF6-like RNA polymerase II p300/CBP-associated factor-associated factor 65 kDa subunit 6L, which produces MADREERRFAEVSRESVKLMAESAGVELADDVAALLAEDVCYRLREATQSSSQFMRHAKRRKLTVEDFNRALRWSKVEAICGYGAQDALPFRSVKEGELFFIEDRDINLVELALATNIPKGCAETMVRVNVSYLDGKGNLEPQGTVPTAVQSLSDDLLKYYQQITRAILGEDPHLMKVALLDLQSNSKIAALLPYFVYVISGVKSVSHDLEQLNRLLHMVKSLVQNPYLYLGSYVRSLVSSVMYCILEPLAASINPLNDHWTLRDYAALLLSHIFWTHGDLVSGLYHQILLSLQKVLSDPVRPLCSHYGAVVGLHALGWKAVERVLFPHLPAYWANLQAVLDDYSVSNAQVKADGHKVYGAILVAVERLLKMKALSLSQPAELGSGGQPGSVGGAMGYRVSSPGLSPPPEPLSEAALGIASHLQAGGAGCPWEEWTPVPLPAMYCELYSFFGDSLAVRFSTGPGFGSFPPCAPSHSDGARKEPPGPASNPDTTRKMPQLTANLNISPRQDGSPRTDPPPPSLAATGSGRSLARSSSVQRSRSSSSRSGQRSAGPSRDVFPKARFTSPQTGLPVFSFLIGGRQMGRRCQGRRPFQTTFAPTPPLSAIAPRAYAHKLPVIGRVGKPVRRWACSHYSLHLPL; this is translated from the exons ATGGCGGACCGGGAGGAGCGCCGCTTCGCCGAGGTTTCCCGAGAGTCTGTCAAACTCATGGCCGAGAGTGCAGGTGTAGAGCTCGCCGATGATGTGGCCGCTCTGCTGGCTGAAGATGTGTGTTACCGGCTCAGGGAGGCAACGCAG AGCAGCTCTCAGTTCATGAGACATGCCAAGAGGAGGAAGCTGACAGTGGAGGACTTTAACAGAGCTCTGCGCTGGAGCAAGGTGGAG GCCATATGTGGCTACGGGGCCCAGGATGCTCTTCCTTTCCGCTCAGTGAAAGAAGGAGAGCTTTTCTTCATTGAGGATCGGGACATCAACCTGGTCGAGTTGGCTCTGGCCACCAACATTCCCAAGGGCTGTGCTGAGACCATGGTGCGAG TAAACGTGTCTTACCTGGATGGGAAGGGCAACCTGGAGCCTCAGGGGACAG TTCCCACAGCGGTGCAGTCTCTGTCAGATGACCTGTTGAAGTACTACCAGCAGATCACACGGGCCATCCTGGGAGAGGACCCCCACCTCATGAAG gtggCTCTGCTGGACCTCCAGTCCAACTCCAAGATTGCTGCCCTCCTGCCATACTTTGTTTATGTCATCAGTGGG GTGAAGTCAGTAAGCCATGACCTGGAGCAGCTCAACAGGCTCCTCCACATGGTGAAGAGCCTGGTTCAGAACCCCTACCTGTACCTGGGCTCGTACGTGCGCAGCCTGGTCTCCAGCGTCATGTACTGCATCCTGGAGCCACTGGCCGCCTCCATCAACCCGCTCAACGACCACTGGACCCTCAGGGACTACGCAGCCCTGCTGCTCAGCCACATCTTCTG GACTCATGGCGATCTGGTGAGTGGTCTGTACCATCAGATCTTGCTGTCGCTCCAGAAGGTTCTGTCTGACCCGGTGAGGCCTCTCTGCTCCCACTATGGAGCCGTGGTGGGGCTTCATGCTCTGGGATGGAAG gcTGTTGAGAGAGTGCTCTTCCCACATCTCCCTGCGTACTGGGCCAACCTCCAGGCTGTGCTGGATGACTACTCCGTTTCCAACGCCCAGGTCAAAGCAGATGGACATAAGGTGTACGGAGCCATCCTG GTGGCAGTGGAGCGCCTGCTGAAGATGAaggctctgtctctgtctcagccAGCGGAGCTGGGCTCTGGGGGTCAGCCAGGCTCTGTGGGGGGGGCTATGGGTTACAGGGTGAGCTCCCCCGGCCTCAGCCCTCCCCCTGAGCCTCTGTCAGAGGCCGCCCTGGGAATCGCCAGCCACCTTCAGGCGGGCGGGGCCGGCTGTCCCTGGGAGGAGTGGACCCCGGTCCCTCTGCCCGCCATGTACTGCGAGCTCTACTCCTTCTTCGGAGACAGCCTGGCGGTCCGGTTCAGTACCGGGCCCGGGTTCGGCAGCTTCCCTCCCTGCGCCCCGTCCCATTCCGATGGCGCCAGGAAGGAACCCCCTGGCCCTGCCTCCAACCCTGACACCACCCGAAAGATGCCTCAGCTGACCGCCAACCTCAACATCAGCCCCCGGCAGGACGGGAGTCCACGCACCGATCCGCCCCCCCCCAGCCTGGCAGCTACTGGGTCAGGAAG GTCCCTGGCTCGCTCCTCCTCCGTGCAGCGCTCCAGATCTTCCTCGTCCCGTTCGGGCCAGCGTTCAGCCGGTCCGTCTCGGGACGTTTTCCCCAAAGCTCGCTTCACCTCTCCTCAGACGGGACTTCCCGTGTTCTCCTTCCTCATTGGCGGGCGGCAAATGGGTCGCCGTTGCCAAGGCCGCCGCCCCTTCCAGACCACTTTTGCCCCGACTCCACCCCTCTCTGCCATCGCACCGCGTGCCTACGCCCACAAACTGCCCGTCATCGGCAGGGTGGGCAAACCTGTGCGCCGCTGGGCGTGCTCCCATTACTCCCTTCACCTTCCTCTGTAG